In the genome of Muntiacus reevesi chromosome 5, mMunRee1.1, whole genome shotgun sequence, one region contains:
- the SMIM38 gene encoding small integral membrane protein 38: MASWLGGGTGPDPLLVLLVIILLARFLLWACLGTYIDYRLGRRQPRKAKED; this comes from the coding sequence ATGGCCTCCTGGCTTGGCGGCGGCACGGGCCCCGACCCGCTCCTGGTCCTGCTGGTCATCATCTTGTTGGCACGCTTCCTTCTGTGGGCCTGCCTGGGCACCTACATCGATTACAGACTGGGCCGGCGGCAGCCCCGCAAAGCCAAGGAGGACTAG